One window of Thermocoleostomius sinensis A174 genomic DNA carries:
- a CDS encoding phosphate-starvation-inducible PsiE family protein, which yields MQKLMKPSSLERSDWIQRDRIVRALETVQDLIIISLCIGLFSFMVIQMREMFLSLLPPLDFPAVTADILFLLILVELFRLLIIYLQEQRISIGVAVEVSIVSILREVIVRGVLEAPANQILSACAFLLVLGVLLVIRVWLPPTFEGIDPEHIVSMKRLKELAELNASELATRNGSASNMTGLNNHALGHSVPARESKTS from the coding sequence ATGCAGAAACTGATGAAGCCCTCTTCCCTAGAGCGATCGGATTGGATTCAACGCGATCGCATCGTTCGTGCCCTTGAAACGGTTCAAGATTTAATCATCATCTCGCTGTGCATTGGGCTGTTTAGCTTCATGGTGATCCAGATGCGAGAAATGTTTCTCTCGCTGTTGCCCCCATTAGATTTTCCGGCGGTAACGGCTGATATTCTGTTTCTGCTGATTTTGGTGGAACTGTTTCGGCTACTGATCATTTATTTGCAAGAGCAGCGTATTTCCATTGGTGTAGCGGTTGAGGTATCGATCGTTTCTATTTTGCGGGAAGTCATTGTGCGAGGCGTGCTGGAAGCACCCGCGAATCAGATTCTCTCAGCTTGCGCTTTTCTGCTAGTGTTGGGAGTATTGCTAGTGATTCGAGTGTGGTTGCCACCAACCTTTGAAGGCATTGATCCAGAACATATTGTATCGATGAAGCGTTTGAAAGAGCTGGCTGAATTGAATGCATCGGAATTAGCCACAAGAAACGGTTCGGCCAGTAATATGACTGGATTAAACAACCATGCTCTAGGTCATTCAGTACCCGCTCGTGAGAGCAAAACTAGTTAG
- the truB gene encoding tRNA pseudouridine(55) synthase TruB has protein sequence MQGFINLNKPFGLTSHDCVARLRKLLRLRKVGHGGTLDPSATGVLPIAVGKATRLLQYLPTDKAYKATIQFGVQTATDDLEGDVLATHPADNLTLEQVQPHLARFQGTIEQIPPSYSAIQVGGKRLYDLARAGEAVEAPMRTVQVYQIEILDWRSGQFPELDVWIACGSGTYIRSIARDLGAAIGTGGTLAALLRTQSSGFELSQSLTLEALTEQIETKTFQPIPPTMALQHLPSIVLSDSLAQRWRQGQRIYWQEVTSLQLKPASPTTWLSLGETDRLYRIQEAGDQFLGIATYGIRHEEERLLPKLVWETGT, from the coding sequence ATGCAAGGCTTCATTAACCTCAACAAACCGTTTGGACTCACATCTCATGATTGCGTGGCTCGGTTGCGCAAACTACTGCGGCTACGCAAAGTTGGACACGGCGGCACATTAGATCCGTCCGCAACGGGGGTTTTGCCGATCGCAGTAGGTAAGGCAACGCGCTTATTGCAATATTTGCCGACGGACAAGGCCTACAAGGCAACGATCCAGTTTGGGGTGCAAACGGCAACCGATGATTTGGAAGGAGACGTGTTGGCGACGCATCCCGCCGATAATCTGACACTAGAGCAGGTACAGCCTCATCTGGCTCGGTTTCAAGGCACGATCGAGCAAATTCCCCCCAGCTATAGCGCCATTCAGGTGGGAGGAAAGCGGCTGTACGATTTGGCACGGGCGGGTGAAGCGGTGGAAGCCCCCATGCGCACAGTGCAGGTTTACCAGATTGAGATTTTGGATTGGCGATCGGGTCAATTTCCAGAATTGGATGTGTGGATTGCCTGTGGCAGCGGCACCTACATTCGATCGATTGCGCGAGACTTGGGGGCAGCGATCGGCACAGGTGGCACGTTGGCAGCGTTACTGCGGACTCAAAGCAGCGGCTTTGAGTTATCCCAAAGTCTCACACTGGAAGCGTTGACCGAGCAGATTGAGACCAAGACATTTCAACCGATTCCACCCACTATGGCCCTTCAGCATTTACCGTCGATTGTCCTGTCGGATAGCTTAGCTCAGCGGTGGCGGCAAGGGCAGCGCATTTACTGGCAAGAGGTGACATCATTACAGCTAAAACCAGCTTCCCCTACTACTTGGCTAAGCCTCGGAGAAACCGATCGACTGTATCGAATCCAAGAGGCAGGCGATCAGTTTTTAGGGATTGCAACCTACGGCATTCGGCACGAGGAAGAGCGGCTATTGCCCAAATTAGTTTGGGAAACTGGCACTTAG
- a CDS encoding IS5 family transposase, producing MSKAYPSNLTRAQYEVLSELIPAAKPGGRPRSVDLWEVLNAMLYVLVEGCRWRSLPGDFPAWQTVYTYFRNWRLDGTWISIHDQLHQWVRIDAQRYPSPSEAIIDSQSIKSAAGVHQQVGFDGGKLITGRKRFLTVDTLGLVLRVFVSAANLGEREGGKRVLKRVKRMKKKVSRLITIWVDGGFDGAPFLMWVMDVCRWIVQVVLRPEQTKGFSLLKKRWVVERTFGWLMGCRRLVRDYELLPETSETLIYLAMIRIMVRRLA from the coding sequence ATGAGTAAAGCATATCCCAGTAACCTAACCCGCGCCCAATATGAGGTTTTGAGTGAATTAATTCCAGCAGCAAAGCCAGGTGGTCGTCCTCGCAGCGTTGACCTGTGGGAGGTGCTCAATGCCATGCTCTATGTTCTGGTTGAAGGCTGTCGTTGGCGTTCTTTACCTGGTGATTTCCCAGCCTGGCAGACGGTGTACACGTACTTCCGCAACTGGCGATTGGACGGCACCTGGATTTCCATTCATGACCAGTTGCACCAGTGGGTTCGCATCGATGCGCAACGCTATCCTAGTCCATCAGAAGCGATCATCGATAGCCAAAGCATCAAGAGTGCAGCAGGAGTTCATCAACAAGTTGGCTTTGATGGAGGCAAGCTGATTACAGGACGCAAACGATTTTTAACGGTGGATACGTTAGGACTGGTTTTGCGGGTGTTTGTGAGTGCGGCAAACCTGGGGGAACGCGAAGGGGGCAAACGTGTCCTCAAACGAGTCAAACGGATGAAGAAAAAGGTTTCACGCTTAATCACCATTTGGGTAGACGGCGGGTTCGATGGCGCCCCTTTTCTGATGTGGGTGATGGATGTTTGTCGTTGGATTGTGCAAGTTGTACTGCGACCTGAGCAAACCAAAGGCTTTAGCTTGCTCAAAAAGAGGTGGGTGGTAGAACGAACTTTTGGTTGGCTAATGGGATGCAGACGGTTGGTCAGAGACTATGAATTATTACCAGAGACATCAGAAACCTTGATCTACCTTGCCATGATTCGGATTATGGTGAGGCGGTTGGCATAA
- a CDS encoding glutathione S-transferase family protein codes for MSPSSTKGLKPGRALPPGLVVRTGKLVWTTLWHLMMSRLAPRDASGAYVRPASQFRHTVSSEPDNPYQPAIDRYRLIIGYGCPWAHRTLVTRALKGLEETIPLWIASPSPNEGIWVFDTNQDAAGCRSLPELYQLAQPGYRGRSTVPVLWDTQTNTIVNNESAEIIVILNAAFNRFANHPDRDLYPPDLQATIDQWNERIYHSVNNGVYRCGFAQTQAAYEQACQELFSTLDDIDTILATQRYLCGDRITLVDVRLFTTLFRFDVVYHGLFKCNRRRIQDYPNLGPYLRDLYQFPGIAETGNLEAVKRDYYGNLFPLNPGGVIPLGPDPAELLKPHDRHQLSTALS; via the coding sequence ATGTCACCTTCTTCTACAAAAGGACTCAAACCCGGACGGGCCCTTCCTCCTGGCTTGGTTGTTCGCACAGGAAAACTCGTATGGACAACGCTGTGGCATTTGATGATGTCGCGCCTTGCTCCACGGGATGCGTCTGGAGCGTATGTTCGCCCTGCTAGCCAATTTCGCCACACGGTTAGCTCAGAGCCAGACAATCCCTATCAACCTGCGATCGATCGCTATCGGTTAATCATTGGCTACGGTTGCCCCTGGGCCCACCGCACTCTAGTGACCCGGGCTTTGAAAGGTCTAGAAGAGACTATTCCCCTGTGGATTGCTTCTCCGTCTCCCAATGAAGGGATTTGGGTATTTGATACTAATCAGGATGCCGCAGGGTGTCGCAGCTTGCCAGAGTTGTATCAGCTGGCTCAACCCGGTTACAGAGGTCGCTCTACGGTTCCTGTACTTTGGGATACCCAAACCAATACGATCGTCAATAATGAGAGTGCTGAGATTATCGTTATTTTGAACGCTGCGTTTAACCGTTTTGCCAATCACCCGGATCGCGATCTATACCCACCTGACTTACAAGCAACGATTGATCAGTGGAATGAGAGGATTTATCACAGCGTGAATAATGGTGTATATCGCTGTGGCTTTGCTCAAACACAGGCAGCCTACGAACAAGCATGCCAGGAATTGTTCAGCACTCTAGATGATATTGATACAATCTTGGCAACACAACGTTACCTTTGTGGCGATCGCATTACACTAGTAGATGTGCGGTTATTTACTACCCTATTTCGATTTGATGTAGTCTACCATGGTCTTTTTAAGTGCAACCGTCGGCGCATTCAAGATTACCCAAACTTAGGTCCTTATTTGCGTGATCTCTATCAATTTCCTGGAATTGCTGAAACTGGCAACCTGGAAGCCGTTAAGCGAGATTACTATGGCAATTTGTTTCCACTGAATCCGGGTGGAGTCATCCCGCTTGGCCCCGATCCGGCGGAACTTTTAAAACCCCACGATCGTCATCAACTAAGTACCGCCCTTTCATAG
- a CDS encoding RNA recognition motif domain-containing protein, whose amino-acid sequence MSIYIGNLSYQVSEADVTAVFAEYGAVRRVQLPTDRETGRMRGFGFVEMSTEAEEQSAIDALDGAEWMGRDLKVNKAKPRENRGSLGGGNRRDSFSRRY is encoded by the coding sequence ATGTCGATTTATATTGGAAACCTGTCCTATCAGGTTAGCGAAGCAGATGTAACGGCTGTCTTTGCCGAGTATGGTGCAGTTAGGCGAGTGCAACTGCCAACCGATCGCGAGACCGGGCGAATGCGCGGGTTCGGTTTTGTGGAAATGAGCACAGAAGCGGAAGAGCAGTCTGCTATTGATGCGTTAGATGGAGCAGAATGGATGGGGCGCGATCTCAAGGTCAATAAAGCGAAGCCCCGCGAGAACCGAGGTTCATTAGGCGGTGGCAATCGCAGAGATAGTTTTTCTCGTAGATACTAA
- the eno gene encoding phosphopyruvate hydratase: MLEGLDTSIEKIEAREILDSRGRPTIEAEVYLSGGAVGLAQVPSGASTGSFEAHELRDGDSSRYGGKGVLKAVINIEEKIVPTLVGMNALEQVAIDRTLIDLDGSANKANLGANAILAVSLATAKAAANALGTPLYRYLGGTLANVLPVPLMNVINGGAHADNNVDIQEFMIVPISAPTFAEALRWGSEVFASLSAVLKTRGLLTGVGDEGGYAPNLKSNREALDILMTAIEQAGYNAGDQVALALDVAATELFKDGQYIYDGAAHSPNAMIDYLVSLVNDYPIVSIEDGLSEDDWQTWKQLTEELGNRVQLVGDDLFVTNPTRLHKGIDLGVGNSILIKLNQIGTLTETLETIDLGKRNGYTSIISHRSGETEDTTIADLSVATRAGQIKTGSLSRSERIAKYNRLLRIEAELGEQAVYAGAIGFGPR; encoded by the coding sequence ATGCTGGAAGGGCTAGACACGTCGATTGAGAAAATTGAAGCTAGGGAAATCTTAGATTCACGCGGCCGACCCACGATCGAAGCCGAAGTGTATTTATCAGGGGGGGCTGTGGGATTGGCACAGGTTCCCAGTGGGGCGTCAACCGGCAGCTTTGAAGCCCATGAACTGCGAGATGGCGACTCCAGTCGCTATGGTGGCAAGGGAGTTCTCAAGGCAGTTATTAACATTGAAGAAAAAATTGTCCCCACGTTGGTTGGCATGAATGCGCTGGAGCAAGTGGCAATCGATCGCACCCTAATTGACCTGGATGGATCGGCTAATAAGGCAAATTTAGGAGCGAATGCCATTTTGGCTGTGTCTTTGGCCACAGCCAAAGCCGCTGCTAATGCCTTGGGAACCCCTCTGTACCGGTATCTAGGGGGAACGCTAGCCAATGTCTTGCCCGTGCCGCTGATGAATGTGATTAACGGTGGTGCTCATGCCGATAACAATGTAGATATTCAAGAATTCATGATTGTGCCGATCAGTGCGCCTACCTTTGCTGAAGCATTGCGCTGGGGATCCGAAGTCTTTGCCTCGCTGAGTGCAGTGTTGAAGACGAGAGGACTGTTGACCGGAGTAGGCGACGAAGGCGGCTATGCTCCCAATTTGAAGTCTAATCGGGAAGCGCTGGATATCTTGATGACGGCGATCGAACAGGCAGGCTATAACGCCGGCGATCAGGTAGCCCTAGCCCTGGATGTCGCAGCGACTGAACTGTTTAAAGACGGGCAGTATATCTACGATGGCGCGGCCCACTCTCCTAACGCGATGATTGATTATCTGGTGAGCTTGGTAAATGACTATCCAATCGTCTCCATTGAAGATGGACTATCGGAGGATGATTGGCAAACCTGGAAACAACTCACCGAAGAACTGGGCAACCGGGTGCAACTAGTGGGCGACGATTTGTTTGTCACCAATCCCACACGCCTGCACAAAGGCATTGACTTAGGCGTGGGCAATTCGATTTTGATTAAGCTCAACCAAATTGGCACCCTTACCGAAACCCTGGAAACGATCGACTTAGGTAAACGCAACGGCTACACCTCCATCATCAGCCACCGTTCCGGCGAAACCGAAGACACCACGATCGCCGATCTCTCCGTAGCCACCCGCGCTGGACAGATCAAAACCGGCTCCCTCAGCCGCAGCGAACGCATCGCCAAATATAATCGCCTGTTGCGCATTGAAGCCGAACTAGGAGAACAAGCCGTGTATGCCGGAGCAATCGGGTTTGGACCACGATAA
- a CDS encoding diflavin flavoprotein, producing MVAAVRPQSRLTLQTLEIAEDTTTIRSLDWDRDRFDIEFELQNGTTYNSFLIRGEKIALVDTSHEKFRQLYLDAVQGLIDPTQIDYLIVSHTEPDHSGLIQDMLMLAPQMIVVGSKVAIQFLEGFVHVPFQRQLVKSGDRLDLGNGHELEFVSAPNLHWPDTILTFDHKTGILFTCDVFGMHYCDDRPYDEDLELIDADYKLYYDCLMGPNARSVLAALKRMADLPPIETIATGHGPLLRYNIPELVERYRNWSQAQAKAETTAVLFYVSDYGHSNELVHAIAQGIAKTGVATELLDLKLADPYEIMAMVGVASGIVIGMPPQSGEFATTARAALSTILAAVNPKQTFGLFEVGGGDDESVHPLRNQFQELGVREAFPPILIKELLTESTLQLCEEAGTDMGQWLTRDRAVKQMKAMDNDLDKALGRLSGGLYIITARKGDVSSAMLASWVAQASMKPPGITIAVAKDRAIESLMHVGDRFVLNVLEEGNYQSLMRHFLKRFPPGADRFAGVKTYPATNGSPILGDALAYLECEVVSRMECSDHWIVYSQVDLGRVSKLDGLTAVHHRKVGNHY from the coding sequence ATGGTTGCAGCCGTTCGCCCCCAGAGCCGCTTGACATTACAGACGTTAGAGATTGCTGAGGATACTACCACGATTCGATCGCTAGATTGGGATCGCGATCGGTTTGACATTGAATTTGAGTTACAAAATGGAACAACCTACAATTCTTTCCTCATCCGCGGCGAAAAAATTGCGCTAGTGGATACTTCTCACGAAAAGTTTCGGCAGCTTTATCTCGATGCCGTGCAAGGACTGATTGACCCGACTCAAATTGATTATTTGATTGTCAGCCACACTGAACCCGATCACAGCGGTCTGATTCAGGACATGTTGATGCTGGCTCCTCAGATGATAGTGGTTGGCTCTAAGGTGGCAATTCAGTTTTTGGAAGGCTTTGTGCATGTGCCATTTCAGCGCCAGTTGGTGAAGAGTGGCGATCGGCTGGACTTAGGCAATGGGCACGAGTTAGAGTTTGTCTCGGCTCCTAACTTGCACTGGCCCGACACCATCCTTACCTTTGATCACAAAACGGGCATTCTCTTTACCTGTGATGTGTTCGGGATGCACTACTGTGACGATCGCCCCTACGACGAAGATCTAGAACTGATCGACGCTGACTATAAGTTATATTACGACTGTCTTATGGGCCCCAATGCCCGCTCGGTGCTAGCAGCCCTCAAGCGCATGGCTGACTTGCCGCCAATCGAGACGATCGCCACCGGACACGGGCCACTGCTGCGTTACAACATTCCAGAATTGGTCGAGCGCTATCGCAACTGGAGCCAAGCCCAGGCCAAAGCAGAAACTACGGCTGTGTTGTTCTATGTTTCTGACTATGGTCACAGCAATGAGTTAGTGCACGCGATTGCTCAAGGGATTGCCAAAACAGGCGTTGCCACCGAATTGTTGGATCTGAAACTAGCCGATCCCTACGAAATCATGGCCATGGTGGGTGTAGCAAGCGGCATTGTGATTGGAATGCCACCCCAGTCGGGTGAATTTGCAACGACGGCTCGGGCCGCGTTAAGCACCATCTTGGCAGCCGTAAACCCCAAGCAAACCTTTGGTCTGTTTGAAGTGGGCGGCGGCGATGATGAGTCGGTGCATCCGTTGCGCAACCAGTTTCAGGAGTTGGGCGTGCGCGAAGCCTTTCCACCCATTCTGATTAAAGAACTCTTGACAGAATCAACCCTGCAACTGTGCGAAGAAGCCGGAACTGATATGGGCCAGTGGCTGACTCGCGATCGAGCCGTGAAACAAATGAAGGCCATGGATAACGACCTGGATAAGGCTCTTGGTCGGCTCAGCGGCGGGCTGTACATCATTACCGCTAGAAAGGGGGATGTATCCAGTGCTATGTTGGCCTCATGGGTTGCCCAAGCAAGCATGAAGCCCCCCGGGATTACAATCGCCGTCGCCAAGGATCGCGCAATTGAATCCTTAATGCATGTGGGCGATCGGTTTGTGCTGAACGTGCTAGAAGAAGGCAATTATCAAAGCTTAATGCGGCACTTCCTAAAGCGGTTCCCACCTGGAGCCGATCGATTCGCTGGTGTGAAAACCTATCCTGCCACCAACGGGTCTCCAATTTTGGGCGATGCTCTGGCGTATCTGGAATGTGAAGTAGTCAGTCGGATGGAATGCAGCGATCACTGGATTGTCTACAGCCAAGTGGACCTGGGGCGCGTCTCGAAACTGGATGGACTCACGGCTGTGCACCATCGCAAAGTGGGGAATCACTATTAA
- the mnmE gene encoding tRNA uridine-5-carboxymethylaminomethyl(34) synthesis GTPase MnmE encodes MPKPVIQGETIAAIATAIVPQQGSVGIVRMSGAEAMAIARSLFHAPGQQVWESHRVLYGYVRHPQTQQVIDEALMLLMASPRSYTREDVVEFHCHGGIMAVQQVLQVCLGQGARLAQPGEFTLRAFLNGRLDLTQAESIADLVGAQSPQAAQFALAGLQGKLAHPIRQLRSTCLDILAEVEARIDFEDDLPPLNEDEIKAQLMQVLHEVEQILATADRGELLRTGLKVAIVGRPNVGKSSLLNAWSRSDRAIVTDLPGTTRDVVESQLVVGGIPIQVLDTAGIREAADRVEQIGVERSRQVAQAADLVLLTIDATAGWTEADQDIYEQISHRPFVLVMNKIDLVTSDHTLSEALPFTNDTIPIVRTAAAQHRGIDELEQAILTIAQAGNFQAANLDFAINQRQAAALISAKSALEQVQQTIADQLPLDFWTIDLRSAIQTLGEITGDEITESVLDQIFSRFCIGK; translated from the coding sequence ATGCCTAAACCCGTGATTCAAGGAGAAACAATCGCCGCCATTGCTACGGCTATTGTGCCCCAGCAAGGCAGTGTGGGCATTGTGCGCATGTCAGGCGCAGAGGCAATGGCAATTGCTCGATCGCTATTCCACGCACCCGGACAGCAAGTTTGGGAAAGTCATCGGGTGTTGTATGGCTATGTGCGCCATCCTCAAACGCAGCAAGTGATTGATGAAGCATTGATGTTGCTGATGGCGTCGCCGCGATCGTATACCCGCGAAGATGTAGTGGAATTTCACTGTCATGGTGGCATCATGGCGGTGCAGCAAGTGTTGCAAGTCTGTCTGGGACAGGGGGCAAGATTGGCGCAACCTGGAGAGTTTACGCTGCGGGCGTTTCTAAATGGACGGTTAGACTTGACTCAGGCTGAAAGTATTGCTGATTTGGTGGGGGCACAGTCACCACAGGCGGCTCAGTTTGCCCTGGCAGGACTGCAAGGCAAGTTGGCTCATCCAATTCGGCAACTGCGATCAACCTGTCTTGATATTTTGGCGGAGGTGGAAGCTCGGATTGATTTTGAAGATGATTTGCCACCGCTGAATGAGGACGAAATCAAGGCACAGTTGATGCAGGTTTTACATGAGGTAGAGCAAATTCTAGCGACGGCCGATCGCGGAGAACTATTGCGCACCGGGTTGAAAGTGGCGATTGTCGGTCGTCCTAATGTGGGTAAGTCCAGTTTGCTGAATGCTTGGAGCCGCAGCGATCGGGCTATTGTCACGGATTTGCCAGGAACCACTCGGGATGTGGTGGAATCGCAACTGGTAGTTGGCGGCATTCCGATTCAGGTGCTTGATACGGCTGGAATTCGGGAAGCGGCCGATCGCGTTGAGCAAATTGGGGTGGAACGATCACGACAAGTGGCTCAAGCGGCTGATCTAGTGCTATTAACGATCGATGCTACTGCTGGATGGACAGAGGCTGATCAGGATATTTATGAACAGATCAGTCATCGCCCTTTCGTTTTGGTAATGAACAAAATTGACCTGGTGACGAGTGATCACACCCTCAGCGAAGCATTGCCGTTTACCAACGACACAATCCCGATCGTGCGCACCGCTGCTGCTCAGCATCGTGGTATTGATGAGTTGGAACAAGCAATTTTGACGATCGCTCAAGCGGGGAACTTCCAAGCCGCCAATCTGGATTTCGCCATCAATCAACGTCAAGCAGCGGCTCTAATCTCCGCCAAATCTGCCTTGGAGCAAGTACAACAAACGATCGCGGATCAACTGCCCCTTGACTTTTGGACAATCGATTTGCGTAGTGCGATTCAAACGTTGGGAGAAATCACTGGAGACGAGATTACAGAATCTGTATTGGATCAAATCTTTAGCCGATTTTGCATTGGCAAGTAG
- a CDS encoding diflavin flavoprotein encodes MAETRPRDVQTAEIGANTLVLRSRTWDRLKFEVEYARQKGTTANSYLIQADKTALIDPPGESFTNVFIEELAHHVYLQKIDYVILGHANPNRFATLKALLGIEVAPQITFVCARAAEVALRSAFPEQTLRIVLANSEETIDLGQGHQLQFIPTPTPRHPDGLCTYDPATRILYTDKLFGAHLCDDAVLDENWRRLDDDRRYYFDCLHASQAKQVEAALDRLAPFSDKAKLYAVGHGPLVRYSVSRLTFDYRYWCEHQQAQELNVALLYTSAYGNTATMGRAIAKGLIESGASVQTINCEFADPAEITASLEQCDGFIIGSPTLGGHAPSQIQTALGIALSTAAKTKLAGVFGSYGWSGEAIDLLQNKLQDAGYQFGFEPIRVKFKPTDDTLQECETAGAEFVQALKKVRKVRTVRQPAVETQSDRTAQAVGRIAGSLCVVTTREGEQHRGFLTSWVSQATFNPPGLTIAISTDQSQSLPQSGAAFVLNILKEGRNLRRHFLKPASGADRFGDLMTHPAQNGCLILDEALAYLECTVQDRMECGDHWLLYATVDNGKVLEAIGVTAVQHRKSGMQY; translated from the coding sequence ATGGCTGAAACTCGACCTCGCGATGTGCAAACAGCCGAAATTGGTGCGAATACGTTGGTGTTGCGATCGCGCACGTGGGATCGGCTGAAGTTTGAAGTGGAGTATGCGCGGCAAAAGGGAACTACGGCTAATTCCTACCTAATTCAAGCTGACAAAACCGCGTTGATTGATCCACCCGGCGAATCCTTTACCAACGTATTTATTGAGGAACTGGCCCATCACGTCTATTTACAGAAAATTGACTATGTGATCTTGGGTCATGCCAATCCTAATCGCTTTGCTACATTGAAGGCACTGTTGGGCATTGAGGTGGCTCCTCAAATTACCTTTGTCTGTGCCAGAGCCGCAGAGGTGGCTTTGCGATCGGCCTTTCCAGAACAAACACTGCGCATTGTGTTGGCCAACAGCGAAGAGACGATCGATCTGGGACAGGGGCATCAGTTGCAGTTCATTCCTACACCCACCCCGCGCCATCCTGATGGACTTTGCACCTATGACCCAGCCACGCGCATTCTCTATACAGATAAGCTGTTTGGCGCACACCTCTGTGATGATGCAGTGTTGGATGAAAACTGGCGCAGACTGGATGACGATCGGCGCTATTACTTTGACTGTTTGCATGCGAGCCAAGCCAAACAGGTAGAAGCAGCGCTCGATCGACTAGCACCTTTCTCGGATAAAGCTAAGCTCTATGCGGTTGGACATGGGCCACTGGTGCGCTACAGCGTTAGCCGCTTAACGTTTGATTATCGCTATTGGTGCGAACATCAGCAGGCGCAGGAACTCAATGTGGCACTGTTGTATACCTCCGCCTATGGCAACACAGCCACGATGGGCCGGGCGATCGCCAAGGGGTTAATCGAGTCAGGGGCATCGGTGCAAACCATTAACTGTGAATTTGCCGATCCGGCAGAAATCACTGCCAGCTTGGAACAATGCGATGGCTTTATCATTGGTTCTCCCACCTTGGGCGGCCATGCTCCATCGCAAATTCAAACGGCGCTAGGAATTGCCTTATCTACGGCAGCCAAAACTAAATTAGCTGGGGTGTTTGGTTCCTATGGCTGGAGCGGTGAAGCGATCGATTTGTTGCAAAATAAGCTGCAAGATGCGGGCTATCAATTTGGCTTTGAACCTATTCGCGTCAAATTTAAACCCACAGACGACACCTTGCAGGAGTGCGAAACAGCCGGAGCCGAGTTTGTACAGGCGCTGAAGAAAGTGCGAAAAGTGCGCACAGTTCGTCAACCTGCGGTGGAAACCCAGTCCGATCGCACTGCACAAGCCGTAGGACGCATTGCTGGGTCGCTGTGTGTGGTGACAACTCGCGAAGGTGAGCAGCATCGAGGATTTTTAACCTCTTGGGTTTCACAAGCAACCTTCAACCCACCCGGCCTAACGATCGCCATTTCCACTGACCAAAGTCAATCTCTGCCACAGTCTGGGGCCGCGTTTGTATTGAATATTTTGAAAGAAGGGCGTAACCTGCGACGGCATTTTCTCAAACCTGCGTCTGGCGCCGATCGTTTTGGCGACTTAATGACGCATCCGGCTCAGAATGGTTGCTTGATTTTAGATGAAGCCCTAGCCTATTTAGAATGTACGGTTCAGGATCGGATGGAGTGTGGTGATCATTGGCTGCTGTATGCCACGGTGGATAATGGCAAAGTCTTAGAGGCGATCGGCGTGACGGCGGTACAACATCGCAAGTCAGGGATGCAATATTAA